A section of the Leptospira semungkisensis genome encodes:
- a CDS encoding methyl-accepting chemotaxis protein codes for MQRTSLKFILIGWSLGILLVLSVLISGTAYYLGSRQIKEHYQDQMRTVVRIVSADIDNFLAGHARMAETIASDSRTIESIRSGKPIASKFYKDIFDRYKVYENIFVYPNESSPLVVSDSLEGKTLGYGRKQEEKEDLLRFLEASKQTDVAISKAKISPITGNTVVVLSTAVREGGKLIGVLCVALSLQEISKQLITNAQLGKEGYVSVVEQDGNIIAHKKKELILKINIAQQSFGPALLSMNEGEIMKFHFQGEDRFATLKRLDKWKLSVAAIQPFGEISESLNGLIFGILLVTFLIATASGILLYKLLNKRLGPLESVSRIFKEMSQGDLTKNIKSEYRDEIGTMSSDINYFIKSLGNSLVNVQSISTDLAASANQLSSSSQSFATIAQSTAASSEQMSATTEEMSAGIENISEKIKDQFRNIKEFHFKIKDLSKGIREIGSEIQTAVKKTSSISDEAKKGEESLSSMSDLLGNIQKSSDQMSDIIKIINEISDQTQLLSLNASIEAARAGGAGKGFAVVADEISKLSEKTASSIKSISTMIGQNKSELDKGVNGVQISVERIRNIILNVDEVAKTMQGLFAITSHNEGLNSEVDHQSDKIGAEAEAVKLAIEEQKRAVHEITNVIFKLNEEALSTASSSEEVSATSVNLSANAELLKNITTQFKL; via the coding sequence ATGCAAAGAACGAGTCTGAAATTCATATTGATCGGTTGGAGTTTGGGAATACTCCTCGTGCTTTCTGTCCTTATTTCCGGGACTGCCTATTATTTGGGAAGTAGGCAGATCAAAGAACATTATCAGGATCAGATGAGGACCGTTGTCCGAATCGTATCCGCGGATATAGACAATTTTCTCGCTGGCCATGCAAGGATGGCGGAAACAATTGCTTCGGACTCTAGAACGATCGAATCCATTCGAAGCGGTAAACCAATCGCAAGTAAATTCTATAAGGACATATTCGATCGATATAAAGTCTACGAGAATATATTCGTTTATCCTAATGAATCTTCTCCTCTGGTAGTTTCTGATTCTTTGGAAGGAAAGACCTTGGGATACGGAAGAAAGCAGGAAGAGAAAGAGGATCTGCTTCGATTCTTGGAGGCTTCCAAACAAACGGATGTGGCGATCAGTAAGGCCAAGATCTCTCCTATCACCGGAAATACTGTCGTAGTATTGTCTACAGCGGTTCGGGAAGGAGGAAAATTGATCGGAGTCTTATGCGTTGCTCTTTCTTTACAGGAGATTTCTAAGCAATTGATCACGAATGCTCAATTAGGGAAAGAAGGCTATGTCTCTGTGGTTGAACAGGATGGAAACATCATCGCTCATAAGAAGAAGGAACTCATATTGAAGATAAATATTGCACAGCAGAGTTTCGGACCTGCTCTTCTATCAATGAATGAAGGAGAGATTATGAAATTCCATTTTCAAGGAGAAGATAGATTTGCCACTTTGAAGAGACTCGATAAATGGAAATTGAGTGTGGCGGCTATCCAGCCTTTTGGAGAGATTTCTGAATCTCTGAATGGATTGATCTTCGGCATTTTGCTCGTTACTTTTTTGATCGCGACAGCTTCCGGAATTTTGTTATACAAGTTATTGAACAAAAGATTGGGTCCTCTGGAGTCGGTGAGCCGGATCTTCAAAGAGATGTCTCAGGGCGATCTTACGAAAAACATAAAATCGGAATATAGGGATGAGATCGGAACCATGAGCTCGGATATCAATTATTTTATCAAGAGCCTGGGCAATTCACTTGTGAATGTGCAAAGTATCTCCACCGATCTTGCTGCTTCTGCAAATCAGTTGAGTTCTTCTTCTCAATCGTTTGCGACGATTGCACAATCTACTGCTGCTTCTTCCGAACAAATGTCTGCAACTACAGAAGAGATGAGCGCAGGGATAGAGAACATCTCTGAGAAGATCAAGGACCAATTCCGGAATATAAAAGAATTCCATTTTAAGATCAAGGATCTGTCTAAAGGGATCCGTGAGATCGGTTCCGAGATCCAAACAGCAGTTAAAAAAACGAGCTCCATTTCTGATGAGGCAAAGAAGGGAGAAGAATCTTTAAGCTCTATGAGTGATCTACTCGGAAATATCCAAAAGTCATCCGATCAGATGTCGGATATCATTAAGATCATCAATGAGATCTCGGACCAGACACAGCTTCTTTCTTTAAACGCATCTATAGAGGCTGCAAGAGCAGGAGGCGCGGGAAAAGGATTTGCGGTAGTCGCAGATGAGATTTCAAAGTTGTCGGAGAAGACTGCTTCCTCCATCAAATCCATTTCTACAATGATCGGGCAGAATAAATCGGAACTGGATAAGGGAGTGAATGGAGTTCAAATTTCAGTGGAGAGGATTAGGAATATTATCCTCAATGTGGACGAAGTAGCTAAGACCATGCAAGGGCTTTTCGCAATCACTTCGCATAACGAAGGACTAAATTCGGAAGTAGATCACCAATCAGACAAGATTGGAGCCGAAGCCGAAGCGGTAAAATTAGCCATTGAAGAACAGAAGAGAGCGGTTCACGAGATAACGAACGTGATTTTTAAATTGAATGAGGAAGCCTTAAGCACTGCGTCTAGTTCGGAAGAAGTTTCTGCAACCTCGGTCAATTTGTCCGCAAACGCTGAGCTTCTCAAAAATATCACTACTCAATTTAAACTCTAA
- a CDS encoding SDR family oxidoreductase yields MSFKYYQGKKVFITGGSAGIGKGIAIELAKAGASVMICARGKSKLEAAVKELKAVGAPGAIFDYAVLDVSDKKQVLATAKKVLKSLGGLDILICNSGYAQAGEASDLQDEAFRKLMDVNFFGHLNVALAFQKHFATQGKGDIIFLASTLAVFSIYGYGAYSASKFAISGFAQAFRQEMMLHNVKVKLFLPPTTDTPGLEKENEDKPPISKEIEMGSSLNKVHSVGSVAKALLKWIPNNKFFGYTGWDSWLQYALFRHFPELTLKIADSELRAAQSRLNKKNGSISK; encoded by the coding sequence ATGTCGTTCAAATACTACCAAGGTAAAAAAGTATTTATAACCGGAGGATCCGCAGGGATCGGAAAAGGGATAGCGATCGAATTGGCAAAGGCCGGAGCAAGCGTAATGATATGCGCGAGAGGCAAATCCAAATTAGAAGCTGCCGTAAAAGAATTAAAAGCCGTAGGTGCACCCGGTGCGATCTTCGATTATGCAGTTTTGGATGTCTCCGATAAGAAACAGGTTCTTGCTACCGCAAAGAAGGTTTTAAAAAGCCTTGGTGGTTTGGATATTCTGATCTGCAATAGCGGTTATGCGCAGGCAGGCGAGGCTTCCGATCTGCAGGATGAGGCATTCAGAAAACTAATGGATGTGAATTTCTTCGGTCATCTAAACGTTGCTCTCGCATTTCAAAAACATTTTGCGACTCAAGGCAAAGGAGATATCATCTTCTTAGCTTCCACATTAGCCGTGTTTTCTATTTACGGATACGGTGCTTATTCTGCGAGTAAATTCGCTATCTCCGGGTTCGCACAAGCATTTAGACAAGAGATGATGCTTCATAATGTAAAAGTAAAATTGTTCCTGCCTCCTACTACGGATACACCTGGATTAGAGAAAGAGAATGAAGATAAGCCGCCTATCAGCAAAGAGATCGAAATGGGTTCTTCTCTAAATAAGGTACATTCTGTCGGAAGCGTTGCCAAGGCCCTACTAAAGTGGATCCCGAATAATAAATTCTTCGGTTATACCGGTTGGGATTCCTGGTTGCAGTACGCGTTATTCAGACATTTTCCGGAACTTACCCTAAAGATTGCGGACTCGGAATTAAGAGCCGCGCAAAGCAGATTGAATAAGAAGAATGGGAGTATTTCCAAATGA
- a CDS encoding catalase gives MKEISKNWKEDIEANEEERYAEYVKKFQAIQRVNSSKFGTGRTLHRKQLLGIKAQLEVLSDLPEYAKQGLFSKSGTYETWIRLSSGSMKIQSDTTGDIRGFALKVHGVSGPNALNSGKTSFQDFLLINLEAFSSPKSDEFVGIVVAAANGGGALLKYLFKTYGFFGAIARIKKAGESFNKPFSGFATERFYSAAPIAFGAYAGRIRLLPPKEQKVEKSASKNWGDDMKSRIHQESLIYELQAQFFTDEKTTPIENASVNWPESEAPYITIARLTIPKQDLDSAEGQALQKQIEDTIFDPWEALMDHRPLGDVMRARKHVYFASQKGRGAV, from the coding sequence ATGAAAGAGATCAGCAAAAACTGGAAAGAAGACATAGAAGCTAACGAGGAGGAACGTTATGCGGAATATGTAAAAAAATTCCAAGCGATCCAAAGAGTAAACTCCTCTAAATTCGGAACCGGTAGAACCCTACACAGAAAACAATTGCTCGGAATCAAGGCGCAATTAGAAGTATTATCGGATCTGCCTGAATATGCAAAGCAAGGGCTATTTTCAAAATCGGGAACTTACGAGACTTGGATACGTCTTTCCAGTGGAAGTATGAAGATCCAATCGGATACTACCGGAGACATTCGTGGATTTGCACTTAAGGTGCACGGAGTTTCCGGTCCTAACGCATTAAACTCAGGAAAAACTTCCTTTCAGGACTTTCTATTGATTAACCTGGAGGCATTCTCTTCCCCTAAAAGCGATGAATTCGTAGGGATTGTGGTGGCGGCCGCAAACGGAGGAGGAGCTCTACTCAAATATCTTTTCAAGACATACGGATTCTTTGGAGCGATCGCAAGGATCAAAAAAGCGGGAGAAAGTTTTAATAAACCGTTTAGCGGATTTGCCACTGAAAGGTTCTATAGCGCCGCTCCAATCGCATTCGGGGCCTATGCGGGCAGGATCCGACTCCTTCCTCCTAAAGAACAAAAGGTAGAAAAAAGCGCGTCCAAAAACTGGGGAGACGACATGAAGTCCAGAATCCATCAAGAATCCCTAATATATGAATTACAGGCGCAGTTCTTTACGGACGAAAAAACCACCCCGATCGAAAATGCATCCGTGAATTGGCCCGAATCCGAGGCTCCTTATATTACTATCGCTAGACTAACCATACCGAAACAGGATCTGGATTCTGCAGAAGGACAAGCCTTGCAGAAACAAATCGAAGATACAATCTTCGACCCTTGGGAAGCCCTGATGGATCACCGTCCGTTAGGAGACGTGATGAGAGCGAGAAAGCATGTTTACTTCGCAAGCCAGAAAGGCCGAGGAGCCGTTTAA
- a CDS encoding CbtB domain-containing protein has translation MLYLHDAFHDIRHSTGFPCH, from the coding sequence ATGTTGTATCTACATGATGCGTTTCACGATATAAGACACTCTACCGGATTTCCATGCCATTGA
- a CDS encoding CbtA family protein, with amino-acid sequence MRSNLAEMAWTGILSGLISGLFLGLLIYFLNVPLIQEAEKFEVSPASEKSQVHTHSHGQNTHSHSHPPDTLDKSKLQEDTGVVSKRNLWTFLGSLILGIGYGILFSLWLHFLPFHSFEKNSSILRTLLYSILFSVAGFLIFFGIPALGLPPELPGRLAGEADYAARQSWWYLCVISCFLGFAIFSATLTYSQLGKPWKWGIASFVLLVGTVLPFIYGAPIISEESLAPLDLRSRFVKITWIVNLLFWLCLSLSFFLQRRRSILRSSLEHA; translated from the coding sequence TTGAGATCGAATCTAGCGGAGATGGCTTGGACTGGAATTCTATCCGGGCTAATCTCCGGTCTTTTTCTTGGGCTTCTCATCTACTTCTTAAATGTTCCTTTGATACAGGAAGCGGAGAAATTCGAAGTATCGCCTGCTTCAGAGAAGTCTCAGGTGCACACCCATTCTCATGGGCAAAATACTCATTCGCACTCACACCCTCCTGACACTTTAGATAAATCTAAATTACAGGAAGACACTGGAGTCGTTTCTAAAAGGAATCTATGGACTTTCTTAGGTTCTCTCATTTTAGGAATCGGATATGGGATCCTTTTTTCTCTGTGGCTTCACTTTTTACCCTTTCATTCTTTCGAAAAAAATTCGAGTATTCTAAGAACTCTTCTTTATTCCATACTATTTTCAGTTGCAGGATTCCTAATATTCTTCGGAATCCCGGCGCTTGGACTTCCTCCAGAACTTCCCGGAAGATTGGCCGGAGAGGCTGACTATGCAGCTAGACAATCCTGGTGGTATCTCTGCGTAATTTCCTGCTTTCTCGGATTTGCGATCTTTTCCGCAACTCTTACCTATTCCCAATTAGGAAAGCCCTGGAAATGGGGAATTGCCTCTTTCGTTCTATTAGTGGGAACTGTTCTTCCCTTCATATACGGAGCTCCCATAATTTCAGAGGAGTCCCTTGCTCCCTTAGATCTCCGTTCACGTTTCGTAAAGATTACTTGGATTGTAAATCTTCTCTTTTGGCTTTGCCTTTCCCTTAGCTTCTTCTTACAGAGAAGAAGGTCCATTCTTAGAAGCTCTTTGGAACACGCATGA
- a CDS encoding CbiX/SirB N-terminal domain-containing protein → MNSSSIAVLILGHGSREENSNLEFVSLVESYAKTKPNWTIRHAYVELAKPDLETSLRELSEEHSEIIIFPLFLFTSGHIKNDIPIVLDKLKPEFPKHSYKIANSLGIHSTLIQLMRKRSEQVFSSSPEQARKTGIIVVNRGSSDPDANSDFYKTVRLFQEGNSFSFVLPSFIGIASPLLPETLEMAAKLRPERLLVLPYFLFGGKLIQKIESLVQNFSEKFPWINTKLSEYLGPDPDLFSVMDERIQDTLSGRSYLPCDTCEYRSQLPGLSNKVGGLKALLWSIRHLETHNQAAPHEFPHRNLKKHIFVCENIDCASKGSSALVARMRSILKSKGRHLDFRISRSSCMGRCGEGPAVVVYPDGVWYQRVSPDDAEDLVSEHLLQDRLVSRLVDNIMQ, encoded by the coding sequence ATGAATTCTTCTTCCATTGCGGTTTTAATATTAGGACACGGCAGCAGAGAAGAGAATTCCAATTTGGAATTCGTCTCTCTCGTAGAATCCTATGCAAAAACAAAACCGAATTGGACGATCCGACATGCTTATGTGGAGCTGGCAAAGCCAGATTTAGAGACTTCACTAAGAGAACTTTCAGAAGAACATTCTGAAATCATAATATTTCCTTTATTTCTGTTCACTTCCGGCCATATCAAGAACGATATTCCCATCGTTTTAGACAAGCTAAAACCGGAGTTTCCAAAACACTCTTACAAGATAGCAAATAGTTTAGGAATTCATTCCACGCTAATTCAATTAATGCGAAAGAGAAGTGAGCAAGTATTTTCAAGCTCGCCTGAGCAAGCTAGAAAAACGGGAATCATTGTAGTCAATCGAGGCTCCTCTGATCCGGATGCGAACAGCGATTTCTATAAGACAGTCCGTCTTTTTCAAGAAGGCAATTCGTTCTCTTTTGTCCTTCCTTCTTTCATAGGAATTGCAAGCCCTTTGCTTCCTGAAACATTAGAGATGGCTGCAAAATTAAGGCCCGAAAGACTACTGGTGCTTCCCTATTTCTTATTCGGAGGAAAGCTGATTCAAAAAATTGAATCCTTGGTCCAAAACTTCTCCGAAAAATTTCCTTGGATCAATACAAAGCTTTCCGAGTATCTAGGTCCTGATCCCGACCTCTTTTCGGTCATGGATGAAAGGATCCAAGACACGTTATCCGGAAGATCTTATCTTCCTTGCGATACCTGCGAATATAGATCCCAACTTCCAGGACTATCGAATAAGGTCGGAGGACTTAAGGCTCTCCTCTGGAGTATTCGCCATTTAGAAACTCATAACCAAGCAGCACCTCATGAATTCCCTCATCGAAATTTAAAAAAGCATATCTTTGTCTGCGAGAATATAGACTGCGCAAGCAAAGGAAGCTCAGCTTTAGTTGCCAGAATGAGATCCATCCTGAAATCAAAAGGAAGGCATTTGGATTTTAGAATATCAAGATCTTCTTGTATGGGTAGATGCGGGGAAGGTCCCGCAGTCGTAGTGTATCCCGACGGAGTTTGGTACCAACGAGTAAGCCCCGATGATGCAGAGGATCTAGTCAGTGAACATTTACTACAAGATCGATTAGTCTCCAGACTGGTCGACAATATTATGCAATAG
- a CDS encoding DUF3209 family protein, with amino-acid sequence MACHEIAALRIGMMNVLGIKDESVIEHEKNEIGQEALSNPGPIRSLTTANNFEDLIRFFEASLTDLEQKIASLKPSDPQSGYYTSLLILTKKVELDLKNSANSFKTLYLDLEEMHDLVHEIYPS; translated from the coding sequence ATGGCATGTCATGAAATAGCAGCCCTCAGGATCGGAATGATGAACGTATTGGGCATCAAGGATGAATCCGTAATCGAACATGAAAAAAATGAAATAGGCCAAGAAGCACTTTCTAATCCTGGACCGATTCGTTCTCTTACTACCGCGAATAATTTCGAAGATCTGATCCGTTTCTTTGAAGCGAGCCTAACGGACCTAGAACAAAAGATCGCTTCTCTAAAGCCGAGTGATCCTCAATCGGGATATTATACTTCTCTTTTGATCCTTACTAAAAAGGTAGAATTGGATCTGAAGAATTCGGCCAATTCTTTTAAGACTTTGTATTTGGATCTGGAAGAAATGCACGATCTCGTGCATGAAATCTACCCTTCTTAG
- a CDS encoding FAD-dependent oxidoreductase, translated as MDPKKLCLLKKENFGPSSDLFTLAKSDQSPFEFVGGQYVILNVGMDMVENKPIKRAYSILSSDMHTDSFQICVKRLANGKASQILKDLEEGSEIDYSGPWGRFAGNPEWPSEGTTLLFATDTGITALLGLLQSKKFAARKDTIAFWLKTESEDFIPELKIHSFLDQSFLIEGVTIPSIGSSERVDISLSVLNKILNNHKTISNAFLSGDGEIIRAIQAELIRSSTPETRIGTEAFFNTGRVSSPGTMKV; from the coding sequence ATGGATCCAAAGAAACTTTGCCTTCTTAAGAAAGAGAATTTCGGTCCTTCTTCCGATCTATTCACTTTGGCAAAATCGGATCAAAGCCCATTCGAGTTTGTGGGTGGTCAGTATGTGATCTTGAATGTAGGAATGGACATGGTCGAAAATAAGCCGATCAAAAGAGCTTATTCCATCCTGTCCTCCGACATGCATACGGATTCATTTCAAATTTGTGTAAAGCGTTTAGCAAATGGAAAAGCATCTCAAATTTTAAAAGATCTGGAAGAAGGTTCTGAAATTGACTACTCAGGTCCCTGGGGAAGGTTCGCCGGAAATCCAGAATGGCCAAGCGAAGGAACTACCCTTCTGTTTGCGACGGACACTGGCATCACCGCCTTACTCGGACTATTGCAATCCAAGAAATTTGCCGCCAGAAAAGATACGATCGCATTCTGGCTCAAAACTGAATCGGAAGATTTTATCCCGGAACTTAAAATACATTCTTTCTTAGATCAATCCTTTCTTATTGAAGGAGTAACCATTCCCTCAATCGGGTCCTCAGAGAGAGTGGATATCTCATTGTCGGTCCTGAATAAAATATTAAATAATCATAAAACAATTTCCAACGCTTTCCTAAGTGGAGATGGAGAGATCATTAGAGCGATCCAGGCTGAATTGATCCGTTCCAGTACTCCGGAAACTAGAATTGGAACAGAAGCTTTCTTTAATACTGGCAGAGTTTCTTCTCCGGGAACTATGAAAGTTTAG
- a CDS encoding cobalt-precorrin-5B (C(1))-methyltransferase — translation MAGKELREGFTTGACSAAAAKAAARVILLRQPIREIETTLPNKKKVIFELKRCELTEDKAICSIIKDAGDDPDCTHGAELTAEVRLNTDNQIILKGGEGVAVVTKAGLGLEIGEPAINPVPRKNITEMILEELIGSAFSGAEVVISVPGGQEMAKKTMNERLGLIGGISILGTTGIVKPYSTAAYKASVIQAIQVAREYGETSIILTTGGKSEKFAMDLLPNMNEVAFIQVGDFIGTGIKTAIKEKMDHVIIVGMIGKLSKMADGVMMTHRGGSSVNTKMLARIARSIEMPEPLCEEIEKANTARHVLDLCKEAGFFHITTKICEIVSHNCSKHGLGLRVSTYMVDFDGTLLGKFEAPEGWGIKEEISE, via the coding sequence ATGGCAGGCAAGGAACTAAGAGAAGGATTTACCACAGGAGCCTGTTCCGCAGCAGCGGCAAAGGCTGCGGCGCGCGTGATTCTTCTCCGCCAACCTATCAGAGAAATTGAGACCACTCTTCCAAATAAGAAAAAGGTTATATTCGAACTGAAGCGCTGCGAGTTAACGGAAGATAAGGCCATCTGCAGTATTATTAAAGATGCTGGAGATGACCCGGACTGCACTCACGGAGCAGAACTTACAGCTGAGGTTCGCTTAAACACAGATAACCAGATCATCTTAAAAGGCGGAGAAGGTGTTGCTGTAGTTACAAAGGCCGGCCTGGGATTAGAGATAGGAGAACCTGCAATCAATCCTGTCCCGAGAAAAAATATCACAGAGATGATCTTAGAAGAGCTGATAGGGTCCGCCTTCTCCGGAGCCGAGGTTGTGATCAGTGTTCCCGGTGGCCAGGAAATGGCCAAGAAAACAATGAATGAAAGATTGGGTCTGATCGGAGGTATCTCCATTCTAGGCACTACTGGAATCGTTAAGCCTTACTCTACTGCTGCATATAAAGCAAGTGTAATACAGGCAATTCAAGTCGCGAGAGAATATGGTGAGACTAGCATCATACTTACGACCGGAGGAAAGTCGGAGAAATTCGCGATGGACCTTCTACCAAACATGAACGAGGTCGCATTCATCCAAGTCGGAGATTTCATAGGAACTGGGATCAAGACCGCAATCAAAGAGAAGATGGATCATGTGATCATCGTAGGTATGATCGGTAAGCTATCTAAAATGGCGGACGGAGTCATGATGACTCATAGAGGAGGATCTTCGGTAAATACCAAGATGCTTGCTCGAATCGCGAGATCGATCGAAATGCCGGAGCCACTCTGCGAAGAGATCGAAAAGGCAAACACTGCTAGACATGTATTAGATCTTTGTAAAGAAGCTGGGTTCTTTCATATCACAACTAAGATCTGCGAGATAGTATCTCACAATTGTTCCAAACATGGTTTGGGCTTAAGGGTTTCCACCTACATGGTAGACTTCGATGGAACGCTCTTAGGAAAATTCGAGGCCCCTGAAGGTTGGGGAATCAAAGAGGAAATTTCAGAATGA
- a CDS encoding precorrin-8X methylmutase — MSDMRQMTSLGREIENNSFSIIDEEAGEHSHPPKEWEVVRRIIHATADFEYKDLTKIHSDAIQNGIQALQKGCPIICDVQMIIAGLNTERLNTYGCKTYSFISDPDVIHKAKESNSTRAIESMRKAHASGLLEGSVIAIGNAPTALLEIVRLVQEEGARPSLVIGVPVGFVSAAESKEALLDPKFQNLHTIPYILTKGRKGGSTIAVSIIHALLLLSTERNV, encoded by the coding sequence ATGAGTGATATGCGTCAAATGACTTCCCTAGGACGGGAAATTGAAAATAATTCTTTCTCAATTATTGATGAGGAAGCCGGTGAACATTCTCATCCTCCCAAAGAATGGGAAGTAGTTCGAAGAATTATTCATGCGACTGCTGATTTCGAATATAAGGATCTAACAAAGATACATTCGGATGCGATACAAAATGGGATCCAAGCCTTGCAGAAAGGATGTCCGATCATTTGCGATGTGCAGATGATCATAGCAGGATTGAATACCGAAAGATTAAATACATACGGTTGCAAGACCTATAGTTTTATCAGTGATCCGGATGTGATCCATAAGGCGAAAGAATCCAATTCAACAAGAGCAATCGAGTCTATGAGAAAGGCTCATGCCTCCGGCCTATTGGAAGGCAGTGTGATTGCGATCGGAAATGCTCCGACTGCTTTATTGGAGATCGTTCGATTAGTGCAAGAAGAAGGAGCAAGACCTTCTTTGGTTATTGGAGTTCCAGTTGGTTTCGTTTCCGCTGCGGAATCCAAAGAAGCATTATTAGATCCTAAATTTCAAAATCTGCATACAATTCCCTATATCCTTACCAAAGGAAGGAAGGGAGGAAGTACAATCGCAGTTTCCATTATACATGCGCTTCTTCTTCTTTCTACGGAGAGAAACGTATGA
- the cbiE gene encoding precorrin-6y C5,15-methyltransferase (decarboxylating) subunit CbiE, producing MKAVIVVGIGDDGCVGLSSKAMGAVARARVLAGGERHLDFFPQFDGERILIKGDIIKSVEKIAELSAEHTVCVLASGDPLFFGIGNLIIRKVGQEHVEFIPAPSSVQNAFSRIGVKWDDAEILSLHGRPIRGLITKLQSVTKLACLTDDSNSPAEIAKYLLSFGESDWRIIVCENLCGKEERIREFTVEELASTEGISDLNVVILLRKNSHWKPDPILTFQGEDEYAKRLPKKGLITKKEVRVLSLSALEIRSDSVIWDIGAGSGAVSIEAARIAKDGRVYAIEIDPEGIDICEQNILAHKTDNVQVVHGRAPAALEGLESPDSVFVGGSKGSLKEIIHFSLDKLKPEGSLVVNAITLDNVSEAYNTFRELGYLPEVSLIQISRGQKLADYLRYEALNPIHIFKVRKL from the coding sequence ATGAAGGCAGTCATTGTTGTCGGGATCGGAGATGATGGCTGTGTCGGTCTTTCTAGCAAGGCAATGGGTGCGGTGGCGAGAGCGAGAGTACTTGCTGGAGGAGAAAGACATCTGGACTTTTTTCCACAATTCGACGGAGAACGAATACTAATCAAAGGCGATATAATCAAGAGCGTCGAAAAGATCGCAGAATTATCCGCGGAGCATACGGTATGTGTACTCGCATCGGGGGATCCTCTATTCTTCGGAATAGGAAATTTAATTATTCGTAAAGTAGGCCAGGAGCATGTGGAGTTTATTCCCGCCCCTAGTTCCGTCCAAAACGCTTTCTCTAGAATCGGAGTAAAATGGGATGATGCAGAGATCCTTTCCTTGCATGGGAGACCGATCCGAGGATTGATCACGAAATTACAAAGCGTAACTAAGCTTGCTTGCTTAACTGACGATTCCAATTCTCCTGCAGAGATCGCAAAGTATCTACTGAGCTTTGGCGAATCGGACTGGAGAATAATCGTATGCGAAAATCTTTGTGGAAAAGAAGAAAGGATTCGAGAGTTCACAGTAGAAGAACTCGCAAGCACGGAAGGAATCTCGGACTTGAATGTAGTTATCCTTCTTCGCAAAAACTCTCATTGGAAACCAGATCCTATTTTAACTTTCCAAGGAGAAGATGAATACGCGAAAAGACTCCCGAAGAAGGGACTTATCACCAAGAAAGAAGTAAGAGTGCTCTCTCTTTCCGCATTAGAGATCCGTTCTGATTCGGTAATCTGGGACATAGGAGCAGGATCGGGAGCAGTTTCTATAGAAGCAGCGCGTATCGCAAAAGACGGCAGAGTGTATGCGATCGAAATTGATCCGGAAGGAATCGACATCTGCGAACAAAACATCTTAGCTCACAAAACGGACAATGTCCAAGTCGTTCATGGAAGAGCACCTGCAGCCTTAGAAGGTTTAGAGTCTCCTGACTCGGTATTTGTAGGAGGCTCGAAAGGAAGTTTAAAAGAGATCATTCACTTCTCTTTAGATAAATTAAAGCCCGAAGGCTCCTTAGTTGTGAATGCAATCACTTTGGACAATGTCTCGGAAGCCTATAACACTTTCAGAGAACTCGGCTATCTTCCTGAAGTTAGCCTGATCCAGATATCCAGAGGACAAAAGCTTGCAGACTATCTTCGTTACGAAGCCCTAAACCCTATCCATATATTCAAGGTAAGGAAATTATAA